From a single Arachnia propionica genomic region:
- the leuA gene encoding 2-isopropylmalate synthase — MTRIQPKPVQTPTTMPVGRYRAFEPVVVPDRTWPAKRITKAPRWLSTDLRDGNQALVDPMTPNRKMRMFELLVELGYKEIEIGFPSASQTDFDFVRQLITGGHVPEDVTISVLTQAREDLIARTAESLIGAHRATIHMYNATAELFRRVVFGIDEVECVNLAARGTEMVMKYAEKHLGEVEFGYQYSPEIFTQTPTDFAVEVCNAVAEVWQPDHNREIIFNLPATVERSTPNTYADQIEYFCRNVKNREFVAVSLHPHNDRGTAVAAAELGQMAGADRVEGCLFGHGERTGNVDLVTLALNLYTQGVDPQLNFHDIDHVRRTVEYCTGLPVHPRQPYAGDLVYTAFSGSHQDAIKKGLESLEKQAAAEGKTVADIEWEAPYLPIDPHDVGRNYEAVIRVNSQSGKGGVAYLMKTEAKMELPRRLQMEFSRVVQQRTDVEGGELSSKEIVGIFVTEYLSEGVWALTSAGSSSQNGHFHITATVNDPAGRDINLEGEGNGPVSAFVDALAETGARVRVLDYSEHALESGGDAKAVAYVECELGTGDDAQVFWGVGVDPSITSASMKAILSALNRAARA, encoded by the coding sequence ATGACCCGCATCCAGCCCAAACCCGTGCAGACCCCCACCACCATGCCCGTGGGGCGCTACCGCGCCTTCGAACCGGTGGTGGTTCCGGATCGCACCTGGCCCGCCAAACGCATCACCAAAGCGCCCCGCTGGTTGTCCACCGACCTGCGCGACGGAAACCAGGCTCTCGTCGATCCGATGACCCCAAACCGCAAGATGCGGATGTTCGAGCTGCTCGTTGAGCTGGGCTACAAGGAGATCGAGATCGGGTTCCCGTCGGCCTCCCAGACCGATTTCGACTTCGTCCGACAGCTCATCACTGGTGGCCACGTGCCTGAGGATGTAACCATTTCGGTGCTGACCCAGGCCAGGGAGGACCTGATCGCCAGGACCGCCGAGTCCCTGATCGGGGCGCATCGCGCCACCATCCACATGTACAACGCGACCGCTGAGCTATTCCGGCGGGTGGTTTTCGGCATCGACGAGGTCGAGTGCGTGAACCTGGCCGCGCGAGGCACCGAAATGGTCATGAAATACGCGGAAAAGCACTTGGGGGAGGTCGAGTTCGGATATCAATACAGCCCTGAGATCTTCACCCAGACCCCGACAGATTTCGCCGTCGAGGTATGCAATGCCGTCGCGGAGGTTTGGCAGCCGGACCACAATCGCGAGATCATCTTCAACCTGCCTGCCACGGTCGAGCGCTCCACCCCGAACACCTACGCCGACCAGATCGAGTACTTCTGCCGCAATGTCAAGAACCGAGAGTTCGTGGCGGTCTCGCTGCACCCGCACAACGACCGGGGAACCGCTGTCGCCGCCGCGGAACTGGGACAGATGGCCGGGGCCGACCGGGTGGAGGGCTGCCTGTTCGGGCATGGAGAACGTACCGGCAACGTTGATCTGGTGACGCTGGCCCTGAACCTCTACACCCAGGGCGTTGACCCACAGCTGAACTTCCACGACATCGATCATGTGCGCCGCACCGTCGAGTACTGCACCGGCCTGCCCGTGCATCCCCGTCAACCGTATGCGGGGGACCTGGTGTACACCGCTTTTTCCGGATCCCACCAGGACGCCATCAAGAAGGGTCTGGAGTCCCTGGAGAAGCAAGCCGCTGCTGAAGGAAAAACCGTCGCTGATATCGAGTGGGAGGCACCCTACCTGCCCATCGACCCCCACGATGTCGGTCGGAACTATGAGGCGGTGATCCGGGTGAACTCGCAGTCCGGCAAGGGTGGTGTGGCCTACCTGATGAAGACCGAGGCGAAGATGGAGCTGCCACGTCGCCTCCAGATGGAGTTCAGTCGCGTGGTGCAGCAACGCACTGATGTCGAGGGTGGTGAACTCTCCTCGAAGGAGATCGTCGGGATTTTCGTGACCGAGTATCTGTCCGAGGGGGTTTGGGCGCTGACCTCCGCGGGTTCGTCATCGCAGAACGGGCATTTCCATATCACTGCTACCGTCAACGACCCCGCGGGCCGTGACATCAACCTCGAGGGCGAGGGCAACGGACCTGTGTCCGCTTTCGTCGACGCCCTGGCGGAAACGGGAGCCCGGGTCCGGGTTCTCGACTATTCGGAACACGCCCTCGAATCCGGGGGAGATGCGAAGGCCGTGGCTTATGTGGAGTGCGAACTCGGCACCGGGGACGACGCGCAGGTGTTCTGGGGAGTCGGTGTGGATCCGTCGATCACCAGCGCGTCCATGAAGGCCATTCTCTCGGCGCTCAACCGGGCTGCCCGTGCCTGA